The following coding sequences are from one Streptomyces sp. NBC_01294 window:
- a CDS encoding TerD family protein, with translation MQELGKGGNTAIGVERITAELHCAGDPVDLSALLVAADGSVRSDDDMVFYNQPSAESGAVRHLAADAGGPERIEVTPGGLPADVDRVVLIGSCDPDDASRTFRNVRDVRVRATQEGADPVDFPLPPLTDGERAVLLLEIYRRGPGWKLRAIGQGYADGLAGLATDFGVQVTEPEPEPPTVAAAPAKPPHVTPPQPAPQPAPAPAPAPAPGTPSMIKPPLGAISLDKGGQASISLDKQDRELVVTAALEWDGGSAQRRKRGADLDLYALFVPASRALRGVTQPGTLVKSRHVPQGAPVAAGNDSGDSGDDTGVVYYKQLGSLTERPFIRLDGDAREPGCETLRIVRPAEQGYVLLCAYSALSNGFGSFRSFGAKVVVTDGRGSTVTVPLFENTKTRYWVAIALVDFTDPNAAAIHHIEAYSARMTERRPVLHADGAIEMNGGPVEFKRP, from the coding sequence ATGCAAGAGCTCGGCAAGGGCGGGAACACGGCCATCGGCGTGGAGCGCATCACCGCCGAACTGCACTGCGCGGGTGACCCCGTCGACCTCAGCGCCCTGTTGGTCGCGGCGGACGGCAGCGTCCGGTCCGACGACGACATGGTCTTCTACAACCAGCCGTCGGCCGAGTCCGGCGCGGTCCGCCACCTCGCCGCCGATGCCGGTGGACCGGAGCGCATCGAGGTGACGCCGGGGGGCCTGCCCGCCGATGTGGACCGGGTGGTCCTGATCGGCAGTTGCGATCCCGACGACGCGTCCCGCACCTTCCGCAACGTGCGCGACGTACGGGTCCGTGCCACCCAGGAGGGCGCCGATCCGGTCGATTTCCCGCTCCCGCCCCTCACCGACGGCGAGCGCGCCGTCCTGCTCCTGGAGATCTACCGCCGCGGCCCCGGGTGGAAACTCCGTGCCATCGGCCAGGGATACGCGGACGGCCTCGCGGGGCTGGCCACGGACTTCGGCGTCCAGGTGACCGAGCCGGAACCGGAACCGCCGACCGTGGCAGCGGCGCCCGCCAAGCCGCCCCACGTCACCCCACCCCAACCGGCGCCCCAACCGGCACCGGCACCGGCACCGGCACCGGCACCGGGGACACCAAGCATGATCAAACCCCCTCTGGGCGCGATCAGCCTCGACAAGGGCGGCCAGGCCTCGATCAGCCTGGACAAGCAGGACCGCGAGCTGGTGGTCACCGCCGCCCTGGAGTGGGACGGCGGCAGCGCGCAGCGACGCAAGCGGGGCGCCGACCTCGACCTGTACGCCCTGTTCGTACCGGCGTCGCGCGCGCTGCGCGGCGTCACGCAGCCCGGCACCCTGGTCAAGTCCCGCCATGTCCCCCAGGGCGCCCCCGTGGCCGCCGGGAACGACAGCGGGGACAGCGGGGACGACACCGGCGTCGTCTACTACAAGCAGCTCGGTTCCCTGACCGAGCGGCCCTTCATCCGGCTGGACGGCGATGCTCGCGAGCCGGGCTGCGAGACGCTGCGGATCGTGCGCCCCGCGGAGCAGGGATACGTCCTGCTCTGCGCGTACTCCGCGCTGAGCAACGGCTTCGGCTCGTTCCGCAGCTTCGGGGCGAAGGTGGTCGTCACGGACGGCCGCGGGTCCACGGTCACCGTGCCGCTCTTCGAGAACACCAAGACCCGCTACTGGGTGGCGATCGCCCTGGTCGACTTCACGGACCCGAACGCCGCGGCCATCCACCACATCGAGGCCTACAGCGCCCGCATGACCGAACGCCGTCCGGTCCTCCACGCGGACGGCGCCATCGAGATGAACGGCGGCCCGGTGGAGTTCAAGCGCCCCTGA
- a CDS encoding DUF4389 domain-containing protein, which yields MKWILAIPHYIVLIFLQVAFLLLSVVAFFSILVTGRYPRALFRFNVGVIRWNMRVSYYSSVVLGTDAYPPFTLKEVPGYPIQVDVSYPERLSRGLVLVKWLLVIPQLLVIAILITSGWGVFRYLEDYSPFASGLMGVLSLIAVVILTCTGTYPRDLFDFLMGLLRWTLRVFVYASLMTDKYPPFRLDMGGNEPIAGAVAPAGGG from the coding sequence GTGAAGTGGATCCTCGCCATCCCGCACTACATCGTCCTGATTTTCCTGCAGGTCGCGTTCCTGCTGCTGAGTGTCGTCGCGTTCTTCAGCATCCTCGTCACCGGCAGGTATCCCCGGGCGCTATTCCGCTTCAATGTCGGCGTCATACGCTGGAACATGCGCGTCAGCTACTACTCCTCCGTGGTGCTCGGCACCGACGCCTATCCGCCGTTCACCCTGAAAGAGGTGCCCGGCTATCCGATACAGGTCGATGTCTCCTATCCCGAGCGGCTGTCCCGCGGACTGGTCCTGGTCAAGTGGCTGCTGGTCATCCCGCAGCTCCTGGTGATCGCGATACTGATCACCAGCGGCTGGGGTGTGTTCCGGTACCTCGAGGACTACAGTCCGTTCGCCTCCGGGCTCATGGGCGTGCTCTCGCTCATCGCCGTGGTGATCCTGACGTGTACCGGGACCTATCCGCGGGACCTGTTCGACTTCCTCATGGGCCTGCTGCGCTGGACGCTGCGGGTGTTCGTCTACGCGTCCCTCATGACCGACAAGTACCCGCCGTTCCGGCTGGACATGGGCGGCAACGAGCCCATCGCGGGAGCGGTGGCGCCGGCGGGCGGAGGGTGA
- a CDS encoding TRADD-N-associated membrane domain-containing protein — MGEWLAWGGVVVAVVAAAVLLTLLERSLGAGFERKRAEERARLLAHLAEPAAPAVPAAAGLSDPTGPAGPSLAPGAGKFQDVSGIPHPRSPARLPARLGDRRDDFTPILVEYYAYGLTQARSSFATSQRFAGVGAAILLVGVGLSVWKAEAGGELYLGIVTSSAGLVTTLIGQLFHRRADIALQHMADQTASLRDDRRAAETTQQAIGLLETVEDPGLRARLQAGLIMKLSGAELPL; from the coding sequence ATGGGCGAGTGGCTCGCATGGGGTGGGGTGGTCGTGGCGGTGGTCGCGGCCGCGGTGCTGCTGACGTTGCTGGAGCGCTCCCTGGGGGCGGGGTTCGAACGGAAGCGGGCCGAGGAACGGGCGCGGCTGCTCGCGCACCTCGCCGAGCCGGCCGCCCCCGCTGTCCCCGCCGCAGCCGGCCTTTCCGACCCCACCGGACCCGCCGGGCCCTCCCTGGCGCCCGGGGCCGGGAAGTTCCAGGACGTCAGCGGGATCCCGCACCCCCGTTCCCCGGCCCGCCTCCCGGCGCGGCTCGGCGACCGGCGGGACGACTTCACCCCGATCCTGGTGGAGTACTACGCCTACGGATTGACCCAGGCGCGCAGCAGCTTCGCGACGAGCCAGCGGTTCGCCGGCGTCGGTGCGGCGATCCTGCTCGTCGGGGTGGGGCTGTCGGTGTGGAAGGCCGAAGCCGGAGGGGAGCTGTACCTCGGGATCGTCACGAGCTCGGCGGGCCTGGTCACGACCCTGATCGGGCAGCTCTTCCACCGGCGGGCCGACATCGCGCTCCAGCACATGGCCGACCAGACCGCCTCCCTGCGGGACGATCGGCGGGCCGCAGAGACGACCCAGCAGGCGATCGGGCTGCTGGAAACGGTCGAGGACCCGGGTCTGAGGGCCCGCCTCCAGGCCGGACTGATCATGAAATTGTCCGGGGCCGAGCTGCCCCTGTAG
- a CDS encoding FmdB family zinc ribbon protein — translation MPRYEYRCRTCDDTFEVSRPMAESSAPADCPAGHADTVKLLSAVAVGGTSSAPAPARAAGGGGGCCGGGGCG, via the coding sequence ATGCCTCGATACGAATACCGCTGCCGGACCTGCGACGACACCTTTGAGGTCAGCCGGCCCATGGCCGAGTCCTCCGCGCCCGCCGACTGCCCCGCCGGGCACGCCGACACCGTCAAGCTGCTGTCGGCCGTCGCCGTCGGCGGGACGAGCAGTGCGCCCGCGCCCGCCCGGGCGGCGGGCGGCGGCGGGGGCTGCTGCGGTGGCGGCGGCTGCGGCTGA
- a CDS encoding O-methyltransferase, giving the protein MTKGNSTKITDELYRYMLDHNPPLDAVQRGLVATTYAKFPDVAGMQSAEEQGPLLAFLVRLTGARHIVEVGTFTGFSSLSMAQALPADGRLIACDVSEEWTAYAREAWEEAGVADRIELRIAPALESLRAMPAEPHIDLAYVDADKESQIAYWEELVPRLRPGGLIITDNTLYHGTVLDTSATGSAAGVRAFNDHVTADPRMDSVLLAISDGLTLSRKR; this is encoded by the coding sequence ATGACCAAGGGCAACAGCACCAAGATCACGGACGAGCTCTACCGGTACATGCTCGACCACAACCCCCCGCTGGACGCCGTCCAGCGGGGGCTGGTGGCGACGACCTACGCCAAGTTCCCGGACGTCGCCGGAATGCAGTCGGCGGAGGAGCAGGGGCCGCTGCTGGCCTTCCTGGTCCGGCTGACGGGCGCACGCCACATCGTCGAGGTCGGCACGTTCACCGGCTTCTCGTCCCTGTCGATGGCCCAGGCGCTCCCCGCGGACGGCCGCCTCATCGCCTGCGACGTCTCCGAGGAGTGGACGGCGTACGCCAGGGAGGCCTGGGAGGAGGCGGGCGTCGCGGACCGCATCGAGCTGCGCATCGCCCCCGCCCTGGAATCCCTGCGCGCGATGCCGGCCGAACCCCACATCGACCTGGCCTACGTGGACGCGGACAAGGAGAGCCAGATCGCCTACTGGGAGGAACTCGTGCCGCGGCTGCGCCCGGGCGGGCTGATCATCACCGACAACACGCTGTACCACGGCACGGTCCTCGACACGTCGGCCACCGGCTCGGCGGCGGGGGTCCGCGCCTTCAACGACCACGTGACGGCGGACCCGCGCATGGACTCCGTCCTCCTGGCGATCTCGGACGGCCTGACCCTCTCGCGCAAGCGCTGA
- a CDS encoding DedA family protein, giving the protein MFETLGSLTASPWIYALVAVSVVLDVFLPVLPSGVLVITAAAAAAAAGAAGPVPVPEQVPDILLLLVIATTASVLGDMAAFRLARRGGARLDRAIARSRRLTRAHERLGTALARGGGALVVIARFAPAGRSVVSLGAGKTQRKVAEFLPWSVLAGMAWAGYSVALGYFGTQWLGTQWLGTAVSIVALFAAGAVAAFLVRRPLPPTAAPAA; this is encoded by the coding sequence TTGTTTGAGACGCTGGGGTCGCTGACCGCGAGCCCATGGATCTACGCCCTGGTGGCGGTGTCCGTCGTGCTCGACGTCTTCCTTCCGGTGCTGCCGAGCGGGGTGCTGGTGATCACCGCTGCCGCGGCCGCGGCGGCGGCCGGTGCGGCGGGGCCGGTGCCCGTGCCCGAGCAGGTGCCGGACATCCTGCTCCTGCTCGTGATCGCCACGACGGCCTCGGTACTGGGTGACATGGCAGCGTTTCGGCTGGCCCGGCGCGGCGGGGCCCGGCTGGACCGGGCCATCGCCCGGTCCCGGCGGCTGACCCGGGCCCATGAGCGCCTCGGCACCGCTCTGGCGCGTGGTGGCGGCGCCCTGGTGGTGATCGCCCGCTTCGCCCCGGCGGGGCGCTCGGTGGTGTCCCTGGGCGCGGGCAAGACCCAGCGCAAGGTGGCGGAGTTCCTGCCGTGGTCGGTCCTGGCGGGCATGGCCTGGGCCGGGTACAGCGTGGCCCTCGGCTACTTCGGCACGCAGTGGCTCGGCACGCAGTGGCTCGGCACCGCGGTCTCGATCGTCGCCCTCTTCGCCGCGGGCGCCGTGGCGGCCTTCCTCGTCCGCCGCCCGCTTCCGCCGACGGCGGCTCCGGCGGCGTAG
- a CDS encoding YncE family protein: MTNTDDDSVSVIDPSTNAVIDTITAAEGIGDGPIGVAVDLPRARAYVANNGDGIVNGTVSVIDTSTHQVVGPPIIVGLSPFGVAVDSTRARAYVTNAGDATVSVINTVTNAVIDTISLGTSALGVAVDPTRARAYVTNEGHDSVSVIDTNTNAVIDTITEAEGIGDGPFAVAVDTRRARAYVTNANDDNVSVINTSTNQVVGSPITVGDTPQGVAVDPQRPRAYVTNLFDDTVSVINTANSQVVATIGGLGDAPAGVAVDPRRRRAYVANLFSDNVSVINTATNQVIEPPVIVGDRPTGVVVF; encoded by the coding sequence GTGACCAACACAGACGACGACAGCGTTTCGGTGATCGACCCCAGCACCAACGCGGTGATCGACACCATCACCGCGGCCGAGGGTATCGGCGACGGTCCCATCGGAGTGGCGGTGGACCTGCCTCGTGCCCGTGCCTACGTGGCCAACAACGGCGACGGCATCGTGAACGGCACTGTGTCGGTGATCGACACCAGCACCCATCAGGTGGTCGGGCCCCCCATCATCGTCGGCCTCAGCCCGTTCGGGGTGGCGGTGGACTCGACCCGCGCCCGCGCCTACGTGACCAACGCTGGCGACGCCACCGTGTCGGTGATCAACACCGTCACCAACGCCGTGATCGACACCATCAGCCTCGGCACCAGCGCACTTGGGGTGGCGGTGGACCCGACCCGCGCCCGCGCCTACGTGACCAACGAAGGTCACGACAGCGTTTCGGTGATCGATACCAACACCAACGCGGTGATCGACACCATCACCGAAGCAGAGGGCATCGGCGACGGCCCGTTCGCGGTGGCGGTGGATACGCGCCGTGCCCGCGCCTACGTGACCAACGCCAACGACGACAACGTCTCCGTGATCAACACCAGCACCAACCAGGTGGTCGGGTCCCCCATCACCGTCGGCGACACCCCCCAAGGGGTGGCGGTGGACCCCCAACGCCCACGCGCCTACGTTACGAACCTCTTCGACGACACCGTGTCGGTGATCAACACCGCTAATAGCCAGGTAGTCGCCACCATCGGCGGCCTCGGCGACGCCCCAGCCGGAGTGGCTGTGGACCCTCGACGCCGTCGCGCCTACGTGGCCAACCTCTTCAGTGACAACGTGTCGGTGATCAACACTGCTACCAACCAGGTGATCGAGCCCCCCGTCATCGTCGGCGACAGACCGACCGGAGTTGTCGTCTTCTAG
- a CDS encoding DUF4383 domain-containing protein, with amino-acid sequence MLRRLMRPVNAKLDEHLPTDHKLSKVYRVGAGLTGLLLVVFGILGLVDQVGFFDTGGDTVLALNTNGALSVLSICIGGLLFVGMVVGGAFASTLNIVIGVAFILSGFVNLALLDTGFNFLAFEIQNVLFSFVVGVMLMWFGMYGRVGSALPHDNPYWRARHPEQAAREDRARARLGPSVAHGGT; translated from the coding sequence ATGCTGCGACGCCTCATGCGTCCCGTCAATGCCAAGCTCGACGAGCACCTGCCCACCGATCACAAGCTGAGCAAGGTCTACCGGGTCGGCGCCGGCCTGACCGGGCTGCTGCTGGTCGTCTTCGGCATCCTGGGTCTCGTCGACCAGGTCGGGTTCTTCGACACCGGCGGGGACACGGTGCTCGCCCTGAACACCAACGGCGCGCTGAGCGTCCTCTCGATCTGTATCGGAGGGCTGCTGTTCGTCGGCATGGTGGTCGGCGGTGCCTTCGCCTCCACCCTGAACATCGTGATCGGCGTGGCGTTCATCCTGAGCGGATTCGTCAATCTCGCCCTGCTGGACACCGGTTTCAACTTCCTGGCCTTCGAGATCCAGAACGTGCTGTTCAGCTTCGTCGTCGGCGTGATGCTGATGTGGTTCGGGATGTACGGGCGGGTGGGCAGCGCCCTGCCGCACGACAATCCGTACTGGCGCGCCCGTCACCCCGAGCAGGCGGCCCGTGAGGACCGGGCCCGGGCACGGCTCGGACCGTCCGTGGCGCACGGAGGGACGTAG
- a CDS encoding 50S ribosomal protein bL37: MAKRGNKRRARKKKKANHGKRPNA; the protein is encoded by the coding sequence ATGGCCAAGCGAGGCAACAAGCGGCGCGCCCGCAAGAAGAAGAAGGCCAACCACGGCAAGCGCCCCAACGCCTGA
- a CDS encoding HAD family hydrolase: MTVLVASDLDRTLIYSAAALGLTMPDPEAPRLLCVEVHESKPLSYMTETAAGLLAELTADPSVVFVPTTTRTRKQYQRIRFPGRPAAYAICANGGQLLVDGVPDRDWRRQVAARLAQECAPLEEVHQHLLSAADPAWLRKARVAEDLFAYLVVERALVPDEWLKSLAEWSEARGWTVSLQGRKIYAVPRPLTKSAAMYEVARRTGASTTLAAGDSLLDADLLLAADAAWRPGHGELADAAWTAPTVTALATAGVLAGEEIVRAFTREADRLGRLDA; the protein is encoded by the coding sequence GTGACTGTCCTCGTAGCCAGTGATCTCGACCGTACGCTCATCTACTCGGCGGCCGCCCTCGGTCTGACCATGCCCGACCCGGAGGCCCCGCGGCTGCTGTGCGTCGAGGTCCACGAGAGCAAGCCGCTGTCCTACATGACGGAGACGGCGGCGGGACTGCTGGCGGAGCTGACGGCCGACCCCTCGGTGGTCTTCGTCCCGACGACCACCCGGACCCGCAAGCAGTACCAGCGCATCCGCTTCCCCGGCCGCCCGGCCGCCTACGCCATCTGCGCCAACGGCGGGCAGCTGCTCGTCGACGGGGTGCCGGACCGGGACTGGCGGCGGCAGGTCGCCGCCCGCCTGGCGCAGGAATGCGCCCCGCTGGAGGAGGTCCACCAGCACCTGCTGTCCGCGGCCGACCCGGCGTGGCTGCGCAAGGCGCGCGTGGCGGAGGACCTCTTCGCCTACCTCGTCGTCGAGCGCGCCCTGGTCCCCGACGAATGGCTCAAGTCCCTGGCGGAGTGGTCCGAGGCCCGCGGCTGGACGGTCTCGCTGCAGGGCCGGAAGATCTACGCCGTCCCGCGCCCGCTCACCAAGAGCGCGGCGATGTACGAGGTCGCCCGCCGCACGGGAGCCTCCACGACCCTCGCCGCCGGCGATTCGCTGCTGGACGCGGACCTGCTGCTGGCGGCGGACGCGGCCTGGCGCCCGGGCCACGGCGAACTGGCCGACGCGGCCTGGACGGCGCCCACGGTCACGGCCCTGGCCACGGCGGGCGTCCTGGCCGGCGAGGAAATAGTGCGCGCGTTCACCCGCGAGGCGGACCGACTCGGCAGACTGGACGCATGA
- a CDS encoding DUF1059 domain-containing protein, translated as MRKVVDCRDYPSEAKCTLTIAGEEEEVVRAATEHSVSVHGEVDTPEFRATLRTLLKDEVPQHA; from the coding sequence ATGCGCAAGGTCGTTGACTGCAGGGACTACCCCAGCGAGGCCAAGTGCACCCTGACCATCGCGGGCGAGGAAGAAGAAGTGGTCCGGGCGGCCACCGAGCACTCTGTGTCCGTGCACGGCGAGGTCGACACGCCGGAGTTCCGGGCCACCCTGCGCACCCTGCTGAAGGACGAGGTGCCGCAGCACGCCTGA
- a CDS encoding phosphoribosyltransferase: MTRKGETIEAVWSGTWVADRLGVSLQDSEGGPRLTELLGLALRRNPKRAHLLVSQVLGKHVPQSPQVVYAAGYGLGERVRALLGEDAAAAAVVLGYAETATGLGHCVADGLGPAPYLHSTRRPVPGVEAAGGFEEAHSHATSHLLLPEDPRLLAGGGPLVLVDDEFSTGNTVLNTIRDLHARHPRAHYVVVALVDMRSPEDRDRLTAFAAELGARVDLIALASGTVTLPEGVLAKGRALVEEYEARAAQNQPLRRSRSGVLGGAPADGPQPLTRVDLNWPKDVPDGGRHGFTPTHRARLEAALPDLTAQLTAALGDDVPGRILVLGNEELMYAPLRLAKALEEAGAAREVRFSTTTRSPVLAVDDPGYAIRTRLVFPAHDAPADGPGDRYAYNVHSTAGAGFDAVVAVVDSAGDTPELHSGLLAALAPHTGRVVLAVVPSYTPDRREPKPTMTEPSTHAPTTHAPIPHAPTAHSYPPITQQPLRGPAFSSYAPEDVGWLLQDFSDVELEAPTEEREEAIQAGGAHYAESLPVEYQPTAQYQELYRSALAASATRMARAVGTVTETVLAERSPSPVLVSLARAGTPVGVLMRRWARARHGLDLPHYAVSIVRGRGIDANALRWLAAHHDPADVVFVDGWTGKGAITRELKVALQAHQQEMGGPGFDPEIVVLADPGSCVSTYGTREDFLIPSACLNSTVSGLISRTVLRSDLVGPADFHGAKFYRELAGADVSVDFVDTVAAHFDEVADAVDEEVKELLAADRTPTWEGWAAVERISEEYGIHDVNLVKPGVGEATRVLLRRVPWKILAQRGAGADLDHVRLLAEQRGVPVEEVDGLPYTCVGLIHPRFTRGATGADGKAVASK, encoded by the coding sequence ATGACGAGGAAGGGCGAGACGATCGAAGCGGTGTGGTCGGGTACCTGGGTCGCGGACCGGCTGGGCGTGAGCCTGCAGGACTCCGAAGGAGGCCCGCGGCTGACGGAGCTGCTCGGACTGGCCCTGCGGCGCAACCCCAAGCGGGCGCACCTGCTGGTCTCGCAGGTGCTGGGCAAGCACGTCCCGCAGTCCCCGCAGGTCGTGTACGCCGCCGGGTACGGGCTCGGGGAACGCGTGCGGGCGCTGCTCGGCGAGGACGCAGCCGCGGCCGCGGTGGTCCTCGGCTACGCCGAGACCGCCACCGGACTCGGCCACTGCGTCGCCGACGGCCTGGGCCCCGCCCCCTACCTGCACTCCACCCGCCGGCCCGTGCCGGGCGTGGAGGCGGCCGGCGGCTTCGAGGAGGCGCACTCGCACGCCACCTCGCACCTGCTGCTCCCCGAGGACCCGCGGCTGCTCGCAGGCGGCGGCCCGCTGGTCCTCGTCGACGACGAGTTCTCCACCGGCAACACCGTCCTCAACACCATCCGCGATCTGCACGCCCGCCACCCCCGCGCGCACTACGTGGTCGTCGCCCTCGTCGACATGCGCTCCCCGGAGGACCGCGACCGGCTCACCGCCTTCGCCGCCGAGCTGGGAGCCCGGGTGGACCTCATAGCCCTGGCCTCGGGCACGGTGACCCTGCCCGAGGGCGTCCTGGCCAAGGGCCGGGCGCTGGTCGAGGAGTACGAGGCGCGGGCTGCGCAGAATCAGCCCCTCCGGCGTTCGAGGAGCGGGGTCCTGGGCGGAGCCCCGGCGGACGGCCCGCAGCCGCTCACGCGCGTCGACCTGAACTGGCCCAAGGACGTCCCCGACGGCGGCCGACACGGCTTCACCCCGACCCACCGCGCCCGGCTGGAGGCGGCCCTCCCGGACCTGACCGCCCAGCTCACCGCCGCGCTCGGCGACGACGTACCCGGACGGATACTCGTACTCGGCAACGAAGAGCTGATGTACGCGCCGCTGCGCCTCGCCAAGGCCCTGGAGGAGGCGGGGGCGGCCCGCGAGGTCCGCTTCTCGACCACCACCCGCTCCCCGGTGCTCGCCGTGGACGACCCCGGCTACGCCATCCGCACCCGCCTGGTCTTCCCGGCCCACGACGCCCCGGCCGACGGACCCGGCGACCGCTACGCCTACAACGTCCACAGCACGGCGGGCGCCGGCTTCGACGCCGTCGTCGCCGTCGTGGACTCGGCCGGGGACACCCCCGAGCTGCACTCGGGACTCCTCGCGGCCCTCGCCCCGCACACCGGCCGCGTCGTCCTGGCCGTCGTCCCGTCCTACACCCCCGACCGGCGGGAGCCGAAGCCGACCATGACCGAGCCGTCCACGCACGCGCCGACCACGCACGCGCCGATACCGCACGCGCCGACCGCGCACTCGTACCCGCCGATCACGCAGCAGCCGCTGCGCGGTCCCGCCTTCTCCTCGTACGCCCCCGAGGACGTCGGCTGGCTGCTCCAGGACTTCTCCGACGTCGAGCTGGAGGCCCCGACGGAGGAGCGCGAGGAGGCCATCCAGGCCGGCGGCGCGCACTACGCCGAGTCCCTGCCCGTCGAGTACCAGCCGACCGCCCAGTACCAGGAGCTCTACCGGAGCGCGCTGGCCGCCTCCGCCACCCGCATGGCACGGGCCGTCGGCACGGTCACCGAGACCGTCCTCGCCGAACGCTCCCCGTCCCCGGTACTGGTCTCCCTGGCCCGCGCCGGCACGCCCGTCGGCGTCCTGATGCGCCGCTGGGCCCGCGCCCGGCACGGCCTGGACCTGCCGCACTACGCCGTCTCCATCGTGCGCGGCCGCGGCATCGACGCCAACGCCCTGCGCTGGCTGGCCGCCCACCACGACCCGGCCGACGTCGTCTTCGTCGACGGCTGGACCGGCAAGGGCGCCATCACCCGCGAGCTGAAGGTCGCCCTGCAGGCCCACCAACAGGAAATGGGGGGCCCGGGCTTCGACCCGGAGATCGTCGTCCTCGCCGACCCCGGCTCGTGCGTGTCCACGTACGGCACCCGCGAGGACTTCCTCATCCCCTCCGCCTGTCTCAATTCCACCGTGTCCGGTCTCATCTCGCGTACGGTTCTCAGGTCCGACCTGGTCGGACCCGCCGACTTCCACGGCGCGAAGTTCTACCGCGAACTCGCCGGAGCCGACGTCTCCGTCGACTTCGTCGACACCGTCGCCGCCCACTTCGACGAGGTGGCCGACGCCGTCGACGAGGAGGTCAAGGAGCTGCTCGCAGCCGACCGCACCCCGACCTGGGAGGGCTGGGCGGCGGTCGAGCGGATCAGCGAGGAGTACGGCATCCACGACGTGAACCTCGTCAAGCCCGGCGTCGGCGAGGCCACCCGCGTGCTGCTGCGCCGGGTGCCGTGGAAGATCCTGGCGCAGCGCGGCGCCGGGGCCGACCTGGACCACGTACGGCTGCTCGCCGAGCAGCGCGGGGTCCCGGTGGAAGAGGTCGACGGGCTGCCCTACACGTGTGTAGGACTCATCCACCCCCGATTCACGCGCGGCGCCACGGGCGCCGACGGAAAGGCTGTGGCCTCGAAGTGA
- a CDS encoding DUF2277 family protein, producing the protein MCRSIKTLRPPAIPEKATEEEIRAAALQYVRKVSGFRVPAAHNREVFEAAVDAVAEATAALLEGVHVRGQAAPA; encoded by the coding sequence ATGTGCCGATCCATTAAGACGCTGCGCCCGCCCGCCATCCCCGAGAAGGCGACGGAGGAGGAGATCCGCGCCGCCGCCCTGCAGTACGTACGGAAGGTGTCCGGGTTCCGGGTGCCGGCCGCGCACAACCGCGAGGTGTTCGAGGCGGCGGTGGACGCCGTCGCCGAGGCCACCGCGGCGCTGCTCGAGGGGGTGCACGTACGGGGGCAGGCCGCCCCGGCGTGA